A window of the Leishmania mexicana MHOM/GT/2001/U1103 complete genome, chromosome 29 genome harbors these coding sequences:
- a CDS encoding putative Lsm5p, which yields MTTAAASSAAVAVEKRSLVMYVGSRVKVTLDDASVLTGRLVSLSSCGNLILTDVERQRILKRRRSRDGVHETTRECYADVLFVRGSSVVSVGYDSGITTDKSVIDHIGGREANSSRMVQLANAAPSTR from the coding sequence ATGACTACAGCCGCCGCGTCgagtgcggcggtggccgtcgAGAAAAGGAGCCTCGTCATGTACGTCGGTAGCCGGGTGAAGGTGACACTGGATGACGCGAGCGTCCTGACCGGCCGCCTCGTTTCGCTAAGCAGCTGCGGCAATCTCATCCTCACCGATGTGGAGCGTCAGCGCATTCtcaagcgccgccgcagtcgcgaCGGGGTGCATGAAACAACCCGTGAGTGCTACGCTGACGTTCTCTTTGTGCGCGGCAGCTCTGTCGTCTCCGTTGGATACGATAGCGGTATTACTACCGATAAATCGGTGATTGACCACATTGGAGGACGGGAGGCGAACAGCTCGCGCATGGTGCAGCTCGCAAACGCCGCCCCGTCGACGCGGTGA
- a CDS encoding putative aldehyde dehydrogenase, whose product MFLCYLLMADLFVRAYAIFKWLWACVAQTFDRYTAPAIQVPLPEVKFTAAPAAEPLHPRSAGEGKIQCYDKGTNVPIGTVKAFTPAEVREVVEKARQAQQVWALTPFSTRRKLLFALMDYILAHQEFICQTACVECGKTMMDGTLGEMLTTFEKLRWTAAHGEEVLQEEVRDVGLMTIHKRASVRYVPFGVIGAIVSWNYPFHNIYGPMVSALFAGNAFVGKVSEYSSYYASYYESIVKDGLRQLGYSPDLVSFLTGFAETGEAVVSSVDKLTFIGSPNVGKIIMRNAAATLTPVVLELGGKDPAIICEDADLEQVIPVVMRGNFQNCGQNCVGLERILVQEKIHDQLVLEVTRLTRALTQGPASQGQYDLGAMTMGKAAIPKIQQLVDDTVKAGATLICGGKTTSDQFYPATILTNVAPDMPIAQEEVFGPVMVIMKFKTDQDAVKMANACAYGLGSSVFSTDIPRAQAIADRIRTGMVNINDFGINYLCQSLPFGGVKISGFDRFAGREGLRGNCIVRASTADRIPGVKTTIPSILQYPISPAAFTFMENLAQVIYGRLPRMATSVTKLLVIKPGNSTDKKKA is encoded by the coding sequence ATGTTTCTTTGCTACTTGTTGATGGCCGACCTCTTCGTGCGCGCCTACGCCATCTTCAAGTGGCtgtgggcgtgcgtggcgcAGACGTTCGACCGCTACACCGCGCCGGCGATTcaggtgccgctgccggaggtgaagttcacggcggcgccggcagcggaaCCTCTCCACCCCCGCTCCGCAGGTGAGGGCAAGATTCAGTGCTACGATAAGGGCACGAATGTCCCCATTGGCACCGTGAAGGCGTTCACGCcggcggaggtgcgcgaAGTGGTGGAGAAGGCCCGTCAAGCGCAGCAGGTCTGGGCCCTCACTCCCTTTTCTACCCGACGCAAACTGCTCTTCGCGCTCATGGACTACATCCTCGCCCACCAGGAGTTCATCTGCCAGACGGCCTGCGTGGAGTGCGGCAAGACAATGATGGATGGCACGTTAGGTGAGATGCTGACCACGTTCGAGAAGCTGCGCTGGACTGCAGCACACggtgaggaggtgctgcaagAGGAGGTCCGTGATGTCGGTCTCATGACAATCCACAAGCGCGCCAGCGTGCGGTACGTGCCCTTCGGCGTCATTGGGGCCATCGTCTCGTGGAACTACCCGTTCCACAACATCTACGGTCCCATGGTCTCCGCCCTCTTCGCCGGTAACGCCTTCGTCGGGAAGGTGTCGGAGTACTCGTCCTACTACGCCTCCTACTACGAGTCGATCGTGAAGGACGGCCTGCGCCAGCTTGGCTACTCGCCGGATCTCGTGTCCTTTCTCACGGGCTTCGCGGAGACGGGCGAGGCTGTCGTGTCGTCGGTAGACAAGCTCACCTTCATCGGGTCCCCTAACGTTGGGAAGATCATCATGCGCAACGCCGCGGCAACGCTAACACCGGTTGTGCTGGAGCTCGGCGGCAAGGACCCGGCCATCATTTGCGAGGATGCTGACCTGGAGCAGGTGATCCCTGTCGTGATGCGCGGCAACTTCCAGAACTGCGGGCAGAACTGCGTCGGCCTCGAGCGCATTCTTGTGCAGGAGAAGATCCACGACCAGCTGGTGCTCGAGGTGACTCGCCTGACGCGCGCCCTCACCCAGGGCCCCGCCTCGCAGGGCCAGTACGACCTCGGCGCCATGACGATGGGCAAGGCGGCCATCCCGAAGATCCAGCAGCTGGTCGACGATACGGTGAAGGCAGGCGCCACCCTCATTTGTGGCGGCAAGACGACGAGCGACCAGTTCTACCCCGCCACGATCCTGACAAACGTGGCGCCAGACATGCCAATCGCTCAGGAAGAGGTGTTCGGTCCCGTGATGGTCATTATGAAGTTCAAGACGGATCAGGACGCCGTGAAGATGGCTAACGCGTGCGCCTACGGCCTCGGCTCTAGCGTGTTCAGCACCGACAtcccgcgcgcgcaggcCATCGCCGATCGCATCCGCACAGGTATGGTGAACATCAACGATTTTGGCATCAACTATCTATGCCAGTCGCTGCCGTTTGGTGGCGTGAAGATAAGCGGCTTCGACCGCTTCGCTGGTCGCGAGGGCCTGCGAGGCAACTGCATCGTGCGCGCCTCCACGGCTGACCGCATCCCTGGCGTAAAGACAACCATCCCGTCGATCCTGCAGTACCCCATCAGCCCGGCCGCCTTCACCTTCATGGAGAACCTCGCTCAAGTGATCTACGGCCGCCTGCCGCGCATGGCCACCTCGGTCACCAAGCTGCTCGTCATCAAGCCGGGCAACAGCACCGACAAGAAGAAGGCGTGA
- a CDS encoding glyceraldehyde 3-phosphate dehydrogenase,glycosomal, with protein sequence MAPIKVGINGFGRIGRMVLQAICDQDLIGKEIDVVAVVDMSTNAKYFAYQMKYDTVHGRPKYTVEAVKSSPSVKTADVLVVNGHHIKCVKAQRNPADLPWGKLGVDYVIESTGLFTDKLQAEGHIKGGAKKVVISAPASGGAKTIVMGVNQHEYSPTSHNVVSNASCTTNCLAPIVHVLTKENFGIETGLMTTIHSYTATQKTVDGVSLKDWRGGRAAAVNIIPSTTGAAKAVGMVIPATKGKLTGMSFRVPTPDVSVVDLTFRSTRDTSIQEIDKAIKKAAQTYMKGILGFTEDELVSSDFINDSRSSVYDSKATLQNNLPGEKRFFKIVSWYDNEWAYSHRVVDLLRYMAAKDAAIAKM encoded by the coding sequence ATGGCGCCTATCAAGGTCGGTATCAACGGCTTCGGCCGCATTGGTCGCATGGTGCTGCAGGCCATCTGCGACCAGGACCTCATCGGCAAGGAGatcgacgtcgtcgccgtggTGGATATGAGCACAAATGCTAAATACTTCGCGTACCAGATGAAGTACGACACGGTGCACGGCCGCCCGAAGTACACGGTGGAGGCTGTGAAGAGCAGCCCGTCCGTGAAGACGGCGGATGTGCTTGTGGTGAACGGCCACCACATCAAGTGCGtgaaggcgcagcgcaacCCCGCAGATTTGCCGTGGGGTAAGCTCGGTGTGGATTACGTGATTGAGTCTACTGGCCTGTTCACGGACAAGTTGCAGGCGGAGGGCCACATCAAGGGTGGCGCGAAGAAGGTCGTGATCAGCGCGCCGGCGTCTGGCGGCGCCAAGACGATCGTGATGGGTGTGAACCAGCACGAGTACTCGCCGACGTCGCACAACGTGGTGTCGAACGCGTCGTGCACGACTAACTGCCTGGCCCCCATCGTCCATGTGCTGACGAAGGAGAACTTCGGCATCGAGACCGGCCTGATGACCACCATCCACTCCTACACGGCGACGCAGAAGACGGTGGACGGCGTGTCACTGAAGGACtggcgcggtggccgcgcggccgccgtgaaCATCATCCCGAGCACAACCGGGGCCGCCAAGGCCGTGGGCATGGTGATCCCGGCGACCAAGGGCAAGCTGACCGGCATGTCCTTCCGCGTGCCGACGCCGGACGTGTCCGTCGTGGACCTGACGTTCCGCTCGACGCGCGACACGTCGATCCAGGAGATCGACAAGGCCATcaagaaggcggcgcagacgtACATGAAGGGCATTCTCGGCTTCACCGAAGACGAGCTCGTCAGCTCTGACTTCATCAACGACAGCCGCAGCTCGGTCTACGACTCcaaggcgacgctgcagaACAACCTACCCGGCGAGAAGCGGTTCTTCAAGATCGTGTCGTGGTACGACAACGAGTGGGCCTACTCGCACCGCGTGGTGGACCTGCTGCGCTACATGGCCGCCAAGGACGCTGCGATCGCCAAGATGTAG
- a CDS encoding putative mitogen-activated protein kinase 5 — MTSKAAVNGSFGSSANAVQLISTQRGRKVYCVRGQNFDIDDTYTVTSVIGHGAYGVVCAALDDRTFKEVAIKRVSRVFEDLIDGRRIWREILLLRILKECGCRNVLRLIRVLPPRDPIMEFRDLYLVTDLYDIDLFSIIRHNKCESIDLLRRISVRVLRCLADMHSMGIVHRDIKPSNILLRDEKNAEEAIVCDFGLARAGLHKLSEPLDLTDYVVTRWYRPPELLLMCPYSYPIDVWAVGCVMAEYAMQRPLFAGRDYIHQLQFVLSSIPITGVDFIERSSSSSGLANMNEIAKKCKGTRPLPQLLSKLPKDGLELVTEMLAFEPDKRITAQEALKHPFFSSVGGPDCKSYPAPPELDLGFDMHAEVSECQLRRAIWDEVQYYKK; from the coding sequence ATGACGTCCAAAGCAGCCGTCAACGGCAGCTTTGGCTCCTCCGCCAATGCAGTGCAGCTCATCTCAACACAGCGAGGCCGAAAGGTGTACTGCGTGCGAGGGCAGAACTTCGACATCGATGACACCTACACCGTGACAAGTGTGATCGGGCACGGCGCATACGGTGTGGTGTGTGCTGCGTTAGACGACCGCACGTTTAAAGAAGTGGCGATAAAGCGTGTGAGTCGCGTGTTTGAAGACTTGATTGATGGCCGCCGCATATGGCGCGAGATACTCCTTCTCCGCATCCTCAAAGAGTGTGGGTGTCGAAACGTTCTCCGGCTGATTCGTgtgctgccaccgcgagACCCCATCATGGAGTTTCGCGACCTGTACTTGGTGACGGACCTCTATGACATTGATCTTTTCTCTATAATTCGTCACAACAAGTGCGAATCAATAGACCTGCTGCGTCGCATCAGCGTACGGGTGCTTCGGTGTCTGGCGGACATGCACTCTATGGGCATAGTGCATCGCGACATCAAGCCCAGCAATATTCTGTTGCGTGACGAGAAGAATGCAGAGGAGGCGATAGTATGCGACTTTGGTCTAGCGCGCGCCGGCCTGCACAAATTGAGTGAGCCACTAGACTTGACAGACTACGTTGTCACCCGGTGGTACCGGCCaccggagctgctgctcatgtGTCCGTACAGCTACCCGATCGACGTTTGGGCGGTCGGTTGCGTCATGGCCGAGTATGCCATGCAGAGACCATTGTTCGCCGGCCGCGACTATATTCACCAGCTTCAGTTTGTGCTCTCTAGCATTCCCATCACTGGCGTCGACTTTATCGAGCGTAGCAGTAGCAGCTCCGGACTGGCCAATATGAACGAAATTGCCAAGAAGTGCAAGGGCACCcgaccgctgccgcagctgctgtcgaaGCTGCCAAAGGATGGGCTGGAACTGGTCACAGAGATGCTCGCCTTCGAACCAGACAAGCGCATTAccgcgcaggaggcgctcaAGCATCCCTTCTTCAGCAGCGTTGGTGGACCAGATTGCAAGTCCTACCCAGCCCCTCCAGAACTAGACCTCGGCTTCGACATGCACGCAGAGGTTTCCGAgtgccagctgcgccgcgccatcTGGGACGAGGTGCAGTACTACAAAAAGTAG
- a CDS encoding phospholipase c-like protein, whose translation MPALTIGSTLPDPPKTEEELLAVQNLLSRLQASFTMRRITKRNAVRRRIVSLTSDGKALEYKPTRKSKRQLLIFRDLYEVTKMDPASKVYRRAKLNSNTAVVVQMNTRIHRGWCIVFDDKASANTWMQMIGYKVKGCALAPSGAVPNEDTLTGCICATWERADMNRDGKVDLQEAKKMMVRMNVEISDNLLTDLVRKHDASGDGALDLEEFTTLFIQLTQHEELRPLFASFAAQVDWMTRAEFDCFLKAQGDVPSDVLFDTLMPDKSGRITFTQFMHYLLNPRLNPALDPAHQTAVVDEMTHPLKDYFINSSHNTYLSGDQFQSSSQIEMYKRALLAGCRCVELDCWDGKDNDPVIYHGHTRTSKIRFADVIDTIRRHAFTTSPFPVILSLEVHTSDEQSMIMADHLRTILGDMLMTAKDIPDMVYTPESLREKVLVKWKLPYNDVEDAKEGMADSVNDNDVARSQSQKAEMSAQGGLSHLLRSCVTVGAFKTSDWGRDAEPYYIQSYVETVVKELALSHRAEFIGQTSRMMVRVYPKGTRIGSSNYNPTTAWSVGAQLVALNYQTWDDDMRLNDGMFSLNKGCGYVLKPDYLRNPSGKAKATPCTITVTVLSGTQIPKPSLQKKGDIADPYVKLSINKRDRTEVRTSVVRNNGLNPYWMETFTLACESKEIDLLTVKVMDEDTTSADDSVCEMVIPVRALRTGYRAVPMKLCKNGASLPGASILFKFSIVDQPQES comes from the coding sequence ATGCCAGCGTTGACCATCGGCTCGACGCTGCCGGACCCTCCCaaaacggaggaggagctgctggcggtgcagaACCTTCTCTCGCGTCTCCAGGCCTCCTTCACTATGCGGCGCATAACCAAAAGAAATGCCGTCCGGCGAAGGATTGTTTCCCTCACATCGGACGGCAAGGCGCTTGAGTACAAGCCCACGAGGAAGTCGAAGCGTCAGCTACTGATCTTTCGTGACCTCTACGAGGTCACGAAGATGGATCCAGCGAGCAAGGTGTACAGGAGGGCGAAGCTGAACAGCAACACGGCTGTCGTCGTCCAAATGAACACGCGCATTCACCGCGGCTGGTGCATCGTCTTCGATGATAAAGCCAGTGCCAACACGTGGATGCAGATGATCGGCTACAAGGTGAAAGGCTGCGCTCTTGCACCGAGCGGCGCGGTGCCCAACGAGGACACTCTAACGGGTTGCATTTGCGCCACATGGGAACGAGCGGATATGAACCGGGATGGCAAGGTCGACTTACAGGAGGCGAAAAAGATGATGGTGCGCATGAATGTCGAGATCAGCGATAATTTGCTGACTGATCTGGTGCGCAAGCACGACGCCTCGGGAGACGGCGCACTCGACCTAGAGGAGTTCACGACACTGTTCATTCAGCTCACACAACACGAGGAACTGCGACCGCTGTTCGCGTCCTTTGCAGCCCAGGTAGACTGGATGACTCGTGCCGAGTTCGATTGCTTTCTCAAGGCTCAGGGCGACGTCCCCAGTGACGTCCTTTTCGACACCCTCATGCCCGACAAGAGCGGCAGAATCACCTTTACCCAATTCATGCACTACCTGCTTAACCCCCGCCTCAACCCCGCCCTCGACCCGGCGCATCAGACAGCGGTGGTCGACGAAATGACGCACCCGCTGAAGGACTATTTCATCAACTCCTCGCATAACACGTATCTCTCGGGCGACCAGTTCCAGTCCTCCAGTCAGATTGAGATGTACAAACGCGCCCTCCTAGcggggtgccgctgcgtcgaGCTAGACTGCTGGGACGGCAAGGATAATGACCCGGTCATCTATCATGGCCACACTCGCACCTCGAAGATCCGCTTTGCCGATGTCATTGACACCATCCGCCGCCacgccttcaccacctccccgTTTCCAGTCATTCTCTCGCTCGAGGTGCACACGTCGGATGAGCAATCCATGATCATGGCAGATCACCTGCGCACCATCCTCGGCGATATGCTTATGACGGCCAAGGACATTCCGGACATGGTCTACACGCCAGAGTCGCTGCGGGAAAAGGTTCTCGTGAAGTGGAAGCTGCCCTACAATGACGTGGAGGACGCGAAGGAGGGGATGGCTGACTCAGTCAACGACAACGACGTTGCTCGGTCACAGTCGCAGAAGGCGGAGATGAGTGCGCAGGGGGGGCTGTCGCACCTGCTAAGGTCCTGCGTCACGGTGGGCGCCTTCAAAACAAGCGACTGGGGCCGGGACGCGGAGCCGTATTACATCCAGAGCTACGTCGAGACTGTGGTGAAGGAGTTAGCGCTGAGCCACCGTGCCGAGTTTATCGGGCAGACCTCGCGCATGATGGTGCGCGTCTACCCGAAGGGCACTCGCATCGGCTCCTCAAACTACAACCCGACCACCGCATGGTCTGTCGGGGCGCAGTTGGTGGCACTTAATTACCAGACGTGGGACGACGATATGCGCTTGAACGACGGCATGTTCTCACTGAACAAGGGCTGCGGCTACGTTCTGAAACCGGATTATCTGCGCAACCCATCGGGTAAGGCAAAGGCAACGCCCTGCAccatcaccgtcaccgtGCTGAGCGGGACGCAGATTCCTAAGCCTTCTCTGCAGAAGAAGGGTGACATTGCTGACCCGTACGTGAAGCTGTCCATCAACAAGCGCGACCGCACCGAGGTGAGGACGTCAGTGGTGCGCAACAACGGCTTGAATCCATACTGGATGGAGACGTTCACCCTCGCCTGTGAGAGCAAAGAAATAGACTTGCTCACTGTCAAGGTCATGGACGAGGACACGACGTCTGCGGACGACTCCGTGTGTGAAATGGTTATTCCGGTGCGTGCACTGCGCACCGGCTACCGCGCCGTTCCCATGAAGCTCTGCAAGAACGGTGCATCGCTTCCCGGGGCGTCTATTCTATTCAAGTTCAGCATTGTAGACCAGCCGCAGGAGTCGTAG